A genomic window from Cloacibacillus evryensis DSM 19522 includes:
- a CDS encoding MetQ/NlpA family ABC transporter substrate-binding protein, with translation MKKIALALLAALIIPTAALAAGKEIKVGVTPFPHKDIMNVVKQLVAKEGYDLKIVEFTDYVTPNTALAEKALDANFFQHVPYLENTNKEKGYDLAWVAKIHIEPLGLYSKKIKKIGELKKGAQVAIPNDATNCARALRLLEKSGLIKVKAGELVTAKDVTENPKNLKIRELDAAQLPRTLQDVDAAVINTNFAVEAGLIPAKDAIVIEGKDSPYANVLVVRGADKDTPAVKALVKAANSKEVKEYINKNLVPKGIVAAF, from the coding sequence ATGAAAAAAATCGCACTCGCACTGCTAGCAGCACTGATCATCCCCACCGCGGCCCTCGCCGCCGGCAAAGAGATCAAGGTCGGGGTCACCCCATTCCCGCATAAGGACATCATGAACGTCGTCAAACAGCTCGTAGCCAAAGAGGGCTATGACCTCAAGATCGTCGAATTCACCGATTATGTGACGCCGAACACCGCGCTCGCCGAAAAGGCCCTCGACGCGAACTTCTTCCAGCACGTGCCCTACCTTGAGAATACGAACAAAGAGAAGGGCTACGACCTCGCCTGGGTCGCGAAGATCCACATCGAGCCGCTCGGACTCTACTCAAAGAAGATCAAGAAAATAGGCGAGCTCAAGAAGGGCGCGCAGGTAGCCATCCCCAACGACGCGACGAACTGCGCCCGCGCGCTGCGCCTGCTTGAAAAGAGCGGCCTGATCAAGGTCAAGGCCGGAGAGCTCGTTACGGCAAAGGACGTCACCGAGAACCCGAAGAACCTCAAGATCCGCGAGCTTGACGCCGCCCAGCTGCCCCGCACCCTTCAGGATGTCGACGCCGCCGTCATCAACACGAACTTCGCCGTCGAGGCCGGCCTGATCCCCGCGAAAGACGCGATCGTGATCGAGGGCAAAGACTCCCCCTACGCGAACGTCCTCGTCGTGCGCGGCGCGGATAAAGACACCCCCGCGGTGAAGGCGCTTGTAAAGGCCGCCAACTCCAAGGAAGTCAAAGAATACATCAATAAAAACCTCGTGCCGAAGGGGATCGTCGCCGCGTTCTAA
- a CDS encoding two-component regulator propeller domain-containing protein, translating into MFIPGVLLCEKFFWRLWISTYSEKGLIRVSPDGKIKRYRRADGMPDDKVRLAMELSNGDIVAGTNSGAAIIRGEKIVRVLDGRSGLANLTILSACEDEDGTLYLGTDGGGIFSVARGGVMKNFTKADGLGADVILRLLYDGKHNGI; encoded by the coding sequence ATGTTTATCCCGGGGGTGCTGCTATGCGAAAAATTTTTCTGGCGGCTCTGGATAAGCACCTATTCCGAGAAAGGGCTGATCCGGGTCTCGCCCGACGGAAAGATCAAACGCTACCGCAGAGCGGATGGAATGCCTGACGACAAGGTCCGCCTCGCGATGGAGCTCTCTAACGGGGACATCGTCGCCGGCACGAACAGCGGCGCGGCCATTATACGCGGTGAAAAGATCGTCCGGGTCCTGGACGGCAGGTCCGGGCTGGCGAACCTTACGATACTCTCCGCCTGCGAGGACGAAGACGGCACTCTCTATCTCGGCACCGACGGCGGGGGGATATTCTCCGTTGCGCGCGGCGGCGTGATGAAAAACTTCACGAAGGCGGACGGCCTTGGCGCCGATGTGATACTTCGCCTGCTCTACGACGGGAAACACAACGGCATATGA
- a CDS encoding response regulator — protein MKKRIVIADDHRLVIEGIAGLLISTGEYEIVGRAGNGAEALRLIRRLKPDLAVLDITMPEMDGIDAARAVRAELPEVRILVLSVHKDLRMIMEVIKAGADGYALKEAEPDELINAVKTVLAGDIYLDSKITTLLVRDYIRKLNIPSIPEARRGDLSPRECEIVALVAGGLDAYEIAKKLCITRNTVDAHRRNIMRKLDCKNLRELTSYALYSGLVNLDEE, from the coding sequence ATGAAGAAACGCATCGTCATAGCGGATGACCATAGGCTCGTCATCGAGGGCATAGCGGGGCTGCTGATTTCGACCGGCGAGTACGAGATAGTCGGCCGCGCGGGCAACGGAGCCGAGGCCCTGCGGCTCATAAGGCGGCTCAAACCCGACCTTGCCGTGCTCGACATAACCATGCCGGAGATGGACGGCATAGACGCGGCGCGGGCGGTAAGGGCCGAACTGCCGGAGGTCAGGATACTCGTCCTCTCCGTACACAAGGATCTGCGCATGATAATGGAGGTCATAAAGGCCGGAGCCGACGGTTACGCGCTCAAGGAGGCCGAACCCGATGAACTTATAAACGCCGTGAAGACGGTCCTCGCCGGCGACATATACCTGGACTCAAAGATAACGACGCTGCTGGTGCGCGACTATATACGGAAGCTCAACATCCCGTCGATCCCGGAGGCGCGCCGCGGCGACCTTTCACCGAGGGAGTGCGAGATCGTGGCTCTCGTTGCCGGGGGGCTCGACGCCTACGAGATCGCAAAAAAACTCTGCATCACGCGCAACACTGTCGACGCGCACCGGCGCAATATAATGCGGAAGCTCGACTGTAAAAACCTGCGCGAGCTCACGAGTTACGCGCTGTATTCGGGGCTGGTGAATCTTGATGAAGAATGA
- a CDS encoding methionine ABC transporter ATP-binding protein translates to MIEINSLGKYFGDHKVLSDISLKVDKGDVFGIVGHSGAGKSTLLRCLNGLESYTEGSVRVGGKEVRDLDEKELKLLRRDMGMIFQNFNLMNRKDVFENILFPLKVWGTPKSEAESRVNELLELVGLTGKRHEKVRNLSGGQKQRVGIARALALNPEILLCDEATSALDPKTTISILELLMDINKKLNVTIVVVTHQMEVVKMICNKVIILDGGEIVASGETDKLFLAPGEELRKLITDDYAVIPSGTNIRLMFPREVANDSIITNMARDLNINFSIVGGRIEKYRETVMGFLIINVADKDVANIEKWLGENKMYWEVMKNGQ, encoded by the coding sequence ATGATCGAAATCAACAGTCTGGGGAAATACTTCGGCGACCATAAGGTGCTCTCCGATATCTCCCTCAAAGTGGACAAGGGCGACGTCTTCGGCATAGTCGGCCATTCGGGCGCGGGCAAGTCGACGCTTCTGCGCTGTCTCAACGGGCTCGAAAGCTACACGGAGGGTAGCGTGCGCGTGGGCGGCAAAGAGGTAAGGGACCTCGACGAAAAAGAGCTGAAGCTGCTGCGGCGCGACATGGGGATGATCTTCCAGAACTTCAACCTCATGAACAGAAAGGATGTCTTTGAAAACATCCTCTTCCCCCTCAAAGTATGGGGCACCCCTAAAAGCGAGGCCGAGTCAAGGGTGAACGAACTGCTCGAACTGGTCGGCCTCACGGGGAAAAGGCACGAGAAGGTGCGCAACCTGAGCGGCGGACAGAAGCAGCGCGTCGGCATCGCGAGGGCGCTGGCGCTGAATCCCGAGATACTGCTCTGCGACGAGGCGACCTCCGCCCTCGACCCGAAGACGACGATCTCGATACTCGAACTGCTGATGGATATCAACAAGAAGCTCAACGTTACGATCGTCGTCGTCACGCACCAGATGGAGGTCGTGAAGATGATCTGCAACAAGGTCATCATCCTCGACGGCGGCGAGATCGTCGCCTCCGGCGAAACGGACAAGCTTTTCCTCGCCCCGGGAGAGGAGCTGCGCAAGCTCATCACCGACGACTACGCCGTCATCCCCTCCGGCACGAACATCCGCCTGATGTTCCCGCGCGAGGTCGCCAACGACAGCATCATCACCAATATGGCGCGCGACCTCAACATAAACTTCTCCATCGTCGGCGGACGCATCGAAAAGTACCGCGAGACGGTGATGGGCTTCCTCATCATCAACGTCGCCGATAAAGACGTGGCGAATATCGAAAAATGGCTTGGTGAAAACAAGATGTACTGGGAGGTAATGAAAAATGGGCAGTGA
- a CDS encoding methionine ABC transporter permease, producing the protein MGSELAAALWETLYMVAVSTLFSGIFGSGVAILMIITGPNGLKPNKAVYGVLDVAVNLLRSFPFIILLIAIIPLTRLIAGTSIGSTASIVPLTIAATPFVARLMEGSLLEVDRGVVEAARSFGASTAQIIFGVMIKEAMPAIVLNWAIVAINLLGYSAMAGVVGGGGLGDLAIKYGYNRFQTDVMVYSVAILIVIVQVIQYAGNYIYEKIR; encoded by the coding sequence ATGGGCAGTGAGCTTGCCGCGGCGCTTTGGGAAACTCTATACATGGTGGCGGTGTCGACCCTTTTCTCGGGGATATTCGGCTCCGGCGTGGCGATCCTGATGATAATAACGGGCCCCAACGGATTGAAGCCGAACAAGGCCGTCTACGGCGTGCTCGACGTGGCGGTGAACCTGCTGCGCTCCTTCCCCTTCATCATCCTGCTGATCGCGATAATCCCGCTGACGCGCCTTATCGCCGGCACCTCGATCGGCAGCACCGCCTCGATCGTACCGCTGACGATCGCGGCGACCCCATTCGTCGCGCGCCTCATGGAGGGCAGCCTGCTTGAGGTCGACCGCGGCGTCGTCGAGGCGGCGAGATCCTTCGGGGCCTCCACCGCACAGATAATCTTCGGCGTGATGATCAAAGAGGCGATGCCCGCGATAGTCCTCAACTGGGCGATAGTCGCGATAAACCTCCTCGGCTACTCCGCGATGGCGGGCGTCGTCGGCGGCGGCGGACTCGGCGACCTGGCGATAAAATACGGCTACAACCGCTTTCAGACGGACGTCATGGTCTACTCCGTCGCGATCCTGATCGTGATCGTTCAGGTGATCCAGTACGCCGGAAATTACATCTACGAGAAGATCAGGTAA
- a CDS encoding DMT family transporter has product MLYGIFLSVITCFCWGSTAFLLRGIRGLDASEMSLMRSCGGLVCAVGLVSLVQGANVEQLGASEALVFIALVLCNNVIGDVFLFFALHRLGVARGSAIASSYPILVAFASHLFFGSPLTPAIVTGTLLVVAGVALLCRTGRDEGKLSASGLVYASLASVFWAAGLLFNNELLVEGLTPATVVLGRGVTFFSIAFLIWFFRLLTVKRDLDGWRVFLKRDSLYGLLAGACSLGFGAWFYSSALEYVSPAVATPIGASNPIIASVLAMLVYKERLRPAQWAGIALAVGGSILVTL; this is encoded by the coding sequence GTGCTTTATGGGATTTTTTTGAGTGTCATTACCTGTTTCTGCTGGGGCAGCACGGCGTTTTTATTGCGTGGGATAAGAGGGCTGGACGCTTCTGAGATGTCGCTGATGCGTTCCTGCGGCGGCCTTGTCTGCGCCGTCGGCCTGGTGTCTCTTGTACAGGGCGCGAACGTGGAACAGCTTGGGGCTTCGGAGGCGCTGGTATTTATCGCCCTCGTGCTCTGCAACAACGTTATCGGCGACGTCTTTCTCTTCTTCGCGCTGCACCGCCTCGGCGTCGCGCGCGGCTCCGCGATCGCGAGCTCATATCCGATCCTTGTGGCGTTCGCCTCGCATCTCTTTTTCGGCTCTCCGCTCACGCCGGCGATCGTGACCGGCACGCTTCTTGTCGTCGCCGGGGTCGCGCTGCTCTGCCGCACCGGCCGGGATGAGGGCAAACTCTCCGCTTCGGGGCTTGTCTATGCCTCCCTCGCCAGCGTTTTTTGGGCCGCCGGGCTTCTATTTAATAATGAGCTGCTTGTGGAGGGGCTCACTCCCGCGACGGTCGTGCTGGGACGCGGCGTCACCTTTTTCTCGATCGCCTTTCTGATCTGGTTTTTCCGCCTGTTGACGGTCAAGCGGGATCTCGACGGTTGGCGGGTGTTTCTCAAAAGGGATTCTCTCTACGGGCTGCTGGCGGGGGCGTGCTCGCTGGGCTTCGGCGCCTGGTTTTATTCAAGCGCTCTGGAATATGTCTCCCCTGCCGTCGCCACGCCGATCGGGGCCTCTAACCCGATAATCGCCTCGGTGCTCGCGATGCTGGTTTATAAGGAGCGGCTGCGCCCCGCGCAGTGGGCGGGGATAGCGCTGGCCGTAGGCGGCTCGATCCTGGTGACTCTTTGA
- a CDS encoding sensor histidine kinase: protein MKNDAILNAIFTSIYAPVAVYHVTGGGDEPVDLIYDRVNRAYLELNDFAQEEIIGRRYTEVCRDETEEPWMKCMLKVAATGTADCCEGMCVRRTGYYVSLLAFSPVAGRVVAIVRDLSEWHKSRLNLIEKQELLQKLTTRLTLAEERTRRDIANTLHDGVGFEMVTMLNSLRSLREKTEGRDAKELLADNISRMEKLIENTRSFTFEISPPLLYEAGLDATLEACCGHMFGTNGVKCDFRSEGTEIRIAEDTKVLLYQMAHEILVNVAKHAKARNVLVMTRWGAKKVQLFVRDDGVGFDQSGDNLPSTTSGMGLFSIRERMSAIGGQFNVISEPGAGTTVSLIAPIRPAVR from the coding sequence ATGAAGAATGACGCCATACTCAACGCGATCTTTACGAGCATTTACGCTCCCGTGGCGGTCTATCACGTAACGGGAGGCGGTGATGAACCTGTCGACCTTATCTACGACAGGGTCAACAGGGCTTATCTGGAACTCAACGATTTTGCGCAGGAAGAGATCATTGGCAGGCGGTACACCGAAGTCTGCCGCGACGAGACAGAGGAACCGTGGATGAAGTGTATGCTTAAAGTCGCGGCGACCGGTACCGCGGATTGCTGCGAAGGGATGTGCGTCCGGCGCACAGGCTATTATGTCAGCCTCCTGGCCTTTTCTCCCGTGGCCGGAAGGGTGGTGGCCATCGTCCGCGATCTGAGCGAGTGGCATAAAAGCAGGCTGAACCTGATCGAAAAACAGGAACTGCTGCAAAAGCTCACGACGCGGCTTACCCTCGCGGAGGAACGCACGCGCCGCGACATCGCGAACACGCTGCACGACGGCGTCGGCTTCGAGATGGTAACGATGCTGAACTCACTGCGGTCGCTGCGTGAAAAAACGGAGGGGCGCGACGCGAAGGAGCTGCTCGCCGACAACATCAGCCGCATGGAGAAGCTCATCGAGAACACTCGCTCCTTCACCTTTGAAATAAGCCCGCCGCTGCTCTACGAGGCGGGGCTGGACGCGACGCTTGAGGCGTGCTGCGGCCACATGTTCGGGACGAACGGCGTCAAATGCGACTTCCGTTCGGAGGGGACCGAGATCCGCATCGCGGAGGATACGAAGGTGCTCCTCTATCAGATGGCGCATGAGATACTCGTGAACGTCGCCAAGCACGCGAAGGCGCGGAACGTACTCGTCATGACACGCTGGGGAGCGAAGAAGGTCCAGCTTTTCGTCAGGGACGACGGCGTCGGCTTCGACCAGTCCGGGGACAACCTCCCCTCCACCACCTCCGGCATGGGGCTCTTCAGCATACGGGAGCGCATGTCGGCCATTGGCGGCCAGTTCAACGTCATATCGGAACCGGGAGCCGGCACGACGGTCAGCCTTATCGCGCCGATACGCCCCGCCGTGAGGTAA
- a CDS encoding MFS transporter — MRKDRTVIGLNLPAFLMMIGVGMIVALFPQRIIDFDGDGRRVGYVASMFALSYIAFQVPVGALADRFGFKRFIALGYLLCFFAGLGYYFSSGSIMIFLGRLIQGAGEAPVWALAPALLSVKFSSDKGSSIGLYNAICYVGLTAGPILSVFLINRWRYENMFLLYAFACLAGAVLTLWLVEDVRPNGESPGKVDFSGVREMARDGAALLTLIGITVYGAGYGVFVTALPVFLMSEKCFGHSLVSAFFSLFYIAISIAQLTTGRASDRFGPSRFMALGLLFAAIGTAAAPFLFSIRLLAALTLASAGLGVFYLASMIFLNETVDERLKGTISGAYYLFFGVGLCFGPPLFSLVMGMVGCANSLICLAALFAAFSAIMAAGLRRFGR; from the coding sequence ATGAGAAAAGACAGAACTGTGATAGGGCTCAATCTTCCGGCGTTTTTGATGATGATAGGCGTGGGCATGATAGTCGCTCTTTTTCCGCAGCGTATCATCGACTTTGACGGGGACGGCCGCCGCGTCGGCTACGTGGCCTCGATGTTCGCTCTGTCGTATATCGCGTTTCAGGTCCCGGTCGGGGCGCTGGCCGACAGGTTCGGGTTCAAGCGGTTTATCGCGCTGGGATACCTGCTCTGCTTTTTCGCGGGACTTGGCTATTATTTTTCCTCAGGCTCAATAATGATCTTTCTCGGGCGTCTGATCCAGGGCGCGGGAGAGGCTCCCGTCTGGGCGCTGGCCCCGGCTCTGCTCTCGGTGAAATTCTCATCGGACAAGGGGTCCTCCATAGGCCTCTATAACGCCATATGTTACGTCGGACTTACGGCCGGGCCGATACTTAGCGTCTTCCTGATAAACAGGTGGCGCTATGAGAATATGTTCCTGCTCTACGCCTTCGCCTGCCTCGCCGGCGCGGTGCTGACGCTCTGGCTTGTGGAGGATGTCCGCCCCAACGGGGAGTCTCCCGGCAAGGTCGATTTCTCAGGAGTGCGGGAGATGGCGCGGGATGGCGCGGCGCTGCTCACGCTCATCGGCATAACCGTCTACGGGGCCGGCTACGGAGTGTTCGTAACGGCGCTGCCCGTGTTCCTGATGAGCGAGAAATGTTTTGGACACTCGCTTGTCAGCGCGTTTTTTTCGCTCTTCTACATCGCGATAAGTATCGCCCAGCTCACGACGGGAAGGGCCTCCGACCGGTTCGGCCCAAGCCGCTTCATGGCGCTTGGCCTTCTCTTCGCCGCGATCGGGACCGCGGCGGCTCCGTTCCTTTTTTCGATCCGGCTGCTGGCCGCGCTCACGCTGGCGAGCGCGGGACTCGGGGTCTTTTACCTGGCCTCTATGATATTCCTGAACGAGACGGTCGACGAGAGGCTCAAAGGTACCATCTCGGGAGCGTACTATCTGTTTTTCGGCGTAGGGCTGTGCTTCGGGCCGCCGCTATTTTCCCTGGTCATGGGCATGGTGGGATGCGCAAATTCGCTCATCTGTCTCGCCGCCCTCTTTGCCGCGTTTTCAGCGATCATGGCGGCCGGGCTCCGGCGCTTTGGACGATAA
- a CDS encoding Synerg-CTERM sorting domain-containing protein: MKRSILIFAALCALLTAVVSTAAVSTGGVLVKQQDGTTRDISIPVQDDNDRWLHNVETASLYGAWDNVEMAIWGISSDNTLLNLIISGDFDFKKTDPNRGWFNAYGGKDCYNEPLDIKGDTKLVVTGDKNAKIDLDNGGISLFGGASLYASYGGDIQGSTLLVLQGESPTFTPDKDVDENINLYGGSAIGNDGIKIHTIHGDSSVMINAPWDLGDNDRDISFVIGGSDVQGRSKVVTKGKTYVLIDNKKASATNVRGGGRASDSSTCVIDGGSELLFKNGSIGNAYAGCYASQHAKAYTAKTYVEIRDISAPGDAMITGGGVSGSNYDLDDPTMVCINVVSGDTYILVEPSAGYTGKGVCRIFGGSNIRGAGATAEILGSTNIVISGDAALNVIKPQNPEKDWTHISAGGFRKNNKTISNDVKGDGNITFKNITNISKLMNNTALGGQGRERDDDMPGNLGFYDNSVVGTSRLIYDNVQGVTGARTFLFDEIIFKNGSNVTFNRSLSQLYSDDDRDKETVTLVVEKGSTLRISKDPTGDTGNPVLGNAKIDGTLIVDEGMTLVLNNSLEVGEGASVKGSVVVKKVEPVKPPVKPESEGVIPVKAQAVNTIEELPANVAVLVEKQPNGELVVTSSKFISAVLSSDISGTVDTDLIKSMPVIKSAVSADKTALISFKARLDEFSSKKFSDLVLCKIIPGKVLKFALQSVPEKIKSGEFTVTAADGKAVDLNGSPSAGTEYLINLAVADNSEYDLDPAKGAILDPAVLTVNKEKLTLSATELTLFVGESASLKASGYAAGAALSWQSGDKSVAAIEGSGAEVTVKALAAGTSDIAVSDGTATVTCKVTVKPGTSGGGSGGGCDAGIGVIALAALLPFAWRRKR, translated from the coding sequence ATGAAGAGGAGCATTTTGATTTTTGCCGCATTATGCGCTCTGCTGACGGCGGTCGTGTCAACCGCGGCCGTCAGCACAGGAGGCGTCCTGGTCAAACAACAGGACGGGACAACAAGGGACATTTCCATTCCGGTACAGGACGATAACGACAGATGGCTTCACAACGTTGAAACAGCCTCACTATATGGGGCTTGGGACAATGTGGAAATGGCGATCTGGGGGATATCGTCCGATAATACTTTGTTGAACCTCATAATCTCTGGAGATTTTGATTTCAAAAAGACGGACCCGAACAGAGGATGGTTTAACGCCTACGGCGGTAAGGATTGTTATAACGAGCCATTGGATATTAAAGGCGATACAAAACTTGTTGTGACTGGAGATAAAAACGCGAAGATAGATCTGGACAACGGCGGCATATCGCTCTTTGGCGGAGCCAGCCTCTATGCCAGCTACGGCGGAGATATTCAAGGCAGTACGTTATTAGTGCTTCAAGGTGAATCACCTACATTTACGCCTGATAAAGATGTGGATGAAAATATCAACCTTTATGGTGGTAGCGCAATAGGAAATGATGGAATAAAGATTCATACCATTCATGGCGATTCAAGTGTAATGATAAATGCTCCTTGGGATTTGGGAGATAATGACAGAGATATTAGTTTTGTCATTGGCGGAAGCGATGTACAAGGACGTTCAAAAGTAGTAACTAAGGGCAAAACGTATGTGCTTATTGACAATAAAAAAGCCAGCGCGACAAATGTCAGAGGTGGAGGAAGAGCGTCGGATAGCTCGACCTGTGTCATAGATGGCGGCAGTGAATTGCTTTTTAAGAATGGCTCCATTGGCAACGCCTATGCCGGATGCTACGCATCTCAGCACGCTAAAGCCTACACCGCCAAGACATATGTGGAGATTCGTGATATCAGCGCCCCCGGCGACGCGATGATTACGGGCGGCGGCGTCTCTGGTTCTAATTATGATCTCGACGATCCAACAATGGTTTGCATCAATGTCGTTAGCGGCGATACATATATCCTTGTTGAGCCATCCGCTGGTTACACAGGCAAAGGTGTTTGCCGTATATTCGGCGGCTCGAATATCAGGGGAGCTGGGGCAACGGCTGAGATACTAGGCAGCACGAATATCGTCATTAGCGGTGATGCGGCCCTCAACGTGATAAAGCCGCAGAATCCGGAAAAAGATTGGACACACATCAGTGCGGGGGGGTTCCGCAAAAACAACAAAACAATCTCAAACGACGTAAAGGGCGACGGCAACATCACATTCAAGAACATTACCAATATATCAAAGCTTATGAATAACACCGCTTTGGGTGGCCAGGGGCGTGAACGTGACGATGATATGCCCGGTAACCTTGGCTTTTACGACAATTCTGTCGTGGGCACGTCGCGCCTTATTTACGATAACGTTCAAGGCGTAACCGGCGCAAGGACGTTTCTGTTTGACGAAATAATTTTCAAGAACGGAAGCAATGTGACATTCAACAGATCACTGTCACAGCTCTATTCTGATGACGACAGAGATAAAGAAACAGTCACGTTAGTCGTAGAAAAGGGCAGCACTCTCCGTATTTCCAAAGATCCGACGGGAGATACCGGCAACCCGGTGCTTGGAAACGCGAAGATCGACGGTACGCTCATAGTGGACGAAGGGATGACTCTAGTTCTCAATAACAGTCTTGAAGTCGGCGAAGGGGCCTCTGTCAAAGGCAGCGTTGTCGTGAAGAAAGTGGAACCGGTAAAGCCTCCCGTCAAACCGGAAAGTGAAGGTGTTATTCCAGTAAAAGCGCAGGCGGTGAATACAATCGAAGAACTCCCGGCCAACGTTGCTGTTCTCGTTGAAAAACAGCCTAACGGAGAGCTCGTCGTCACCTCGTCGAAATTTATCTCGGCGGTCCTGTCGAGCGACATCAGCGGTACGGTCGATACCGATCTCATCAAATCGATGCCGGTGATCAAGAGCGCCGTCTCGGCGGATAAAACGGCGCTGATCTCATTTAAGGCAAGGTTGGATGAATTCTCCTCCAAGAAGTTCAGCGATCTTGTACTTTGCAAGATAATACCAGGCAAGGTGCTGAAGTTTGCCCTTCAGAGCGTTCCGGAAAAGATAAAATCCGGCGAATTCACCGTTACGGCCGCTGACGGCAAAGCCGTCGACCTCAACGGCTCGCCGAGCGCGGGAACCGAATATCTCATCAATCTCGCCGTCGCGGATAACAGCGAGTATGACCTTGACCCGGCTAAAGGCGCGATTCTTGATCCCGCGGTGCTCACGGTAAATAAGGAAAAGCTAACTCTGTCCGCCACGGAACTCACGCTGTTTGTCGGAGAATCCGCTTCCCTGAAAGCGTCGGGCTATGCGGCGGGAGCGGCACTCTCCTGGCAGAGTGGCGACAAATCCGTAGCGGCGATCGAAGGTTCCGGCGCGGAGGTAACTGTCAAAGCGCTGGCCGCGGGGACGTCCGATATCGCAGTAAGTGACGGAACCGCGACCGTGACCTGTAAAGTGACGGTAAAACCCGGCACAAGCGGCGGCGGTTCCGGCGGAGGGTGCGATGCCGGAATCGGGGTCATCGCCCTGGCCGCGCTGCTGCCCTTTGCTTGGCGCAGAAAAAGGTAA